The following are encoded in a window of Salinigranum halophilum genomic DNA:
- a CDS encoding HEAT repeat domain-containing protein, with the protein MSDGDDAADSSGSDEEPTAESLEERLTAVEEELDAAETEADLDEVEATIDDIESDLERADLPEPDEDDDDAEDPRADLESKVDALRDALEEARGPYGEDVVAEIDEAKSTIEDTRWTEQGEGEVAEAVATFTDAAAETLDGSFSADGADTDSLVAALDSVAEAVTEAGFDADDDAEEIAALLEATDALSTGLEEAQEWDDLLVNEQLEALGFYDCLGHYKDFPPEWSAVKEWEKQGNVEMVLLALDKLGDSGFMEEHCLEAITRMGDPGAFDEMHARAQKRGKPAIKALGKMGADAEDAVETLVDYVDADSDPALQKVTFKALGEIGSEEATQALADKLAMDNDNVRPHAARALGLVGDTRAVKPLTDALTDDEHDKVRAAAAWALRQIGTETALEAAAGAADDTAFVVQHEAERAAETLASSDTDAEAPTA; encoded by the coding sequence ATGAGTGACGGGGACGACGCCGCCGATTCGTCTGGGTCGGACGAGGAGCCCACCGCAGAGAGCCTCGAGGAACGCCTCACCGCCGTCGAAGAGGAGCTAGACGCCGCCGAGACGGAGGCCGACCTCGACGAGGTCGAAGCCACCATCGACGACATCGAGAGCGACCTCGAACGCGCGGACCTGCCGGAGCCCGACGAGGACGACGACGACGCCGAGGACCCCCGCGCGGACCTCGAGTCGAAGGTCGACGCGCTCCGCGACGCGCTCGAGGAGGCCCGCGGCCCCTACGGCGAGGACGTGGTGGCCGAGATAGACGAGGCCAAGAGCACCATCGAGGACACCCGCTGGACCGAGCAGGGCGAAGGTGAGGTCGCGGAGGCCGTCGCGACCTTCACCGACGCCGCCGCGGAGACGCTCGACGGCTCGTTCTCGGCCGACGGTGCCGACACCGACTCGCTCGTGGCCGCACTCGATTCCGTCGCCGAGGCAGTCACCGAGGCCGGTTTCGACGCCGACGACGACGCCGAAGAGATCGCTGCGCTCCTGGAGGCGACCGACGCGCTCTCGACCGGGCTCGAGGAGGCCCAGGAGTGGGACGACCTGCTCGTGAACGAGCAGTTGGAGGCGCTCGGCTTCTACGACTGCCTCGGCCACTACAAGGACTTCCCGCCCGAGTGGTCCGCGGTCAAGGAGTGGGAGAAGCAGGGGAACGTCGAGATGGTGTTGCTCGCGCTCGACAAACTCGGCGACTCCGGCTTCATGGAGGAGCACTGCCTCGAAGCCATCACACGCATGGGCGACCCGGGCGCGTTCGACGAGATGCACGCTCGCGCGCAGAAGCGCGGCAAGCCCGCGATCAAGGCGCTCGGAAAGATGGGTGCCGACGCCGAGGACGCGGTGGAGACGCTCGTCGACTACGTCGACGCCGACTCCGACCCGGCCCTCCAGAAGGTGACGTTCAAAGCCCTCGGTGAGATTGGCTCCGAGGAGGCCACCCAGGCGCTCGCGGACAAACTCGCCATGGACAACGACAACGTTCGCCCGCACGCGGCCCGTGCGCTCGGGCTCGTCGGGGACACCCGTGCGGTGAAGCCCCTGACTGACGCCCTGACCGACGACGAACACGACAAGGTCCGCGCCGCTGCGGCGTGGGCACTCCGACAGATCGGCACCGAAACCGCCCTCGAAGCCGCCGCCGGAGCCGCCGACGACACGGCGTTCGTCGTTCAGCACGAGGCCGAACGCGCCGCCGAGACGCTCGCGTCCTCCGACACGGACGCCGAAGCCCCGACGGCGTAA
- a CDS encoding NADH:flavin oxidoreductase/NADH oxidase, translating to MSPSLFSPLSLRETTIPNRIGVSPMCQYSAVDGVATDWHLVHLGSRAVGGAGLVMTEATAVAPEGRISPEDLGIWTDEQATALRRLASFVRDQGAVPGIQLAHAGRKASTRRPWEGGAPIGPADGGWEVVAPSEVPWPYEDHESPPVHALSTADISGVVDDFVAAAERALDAGFLVAEVHAAHGYLLHEFLSPVTNRRTDEYGGDFAGRTRLVREVTTAVRDVWPDDRPVFVRVSATDWLPDRDSWTVDDTVRLAGDLADCGADLVDVSSGGIHPEQELPDVGPGYQVPYAERVRTAVDLPVAAVGAITTAQHADALVRNGRADVVLLGREHLRDPYFTHRAASELGRDAAWPPQYQRAARR from the coding sequence ATGAGCCCATCGCTGTTCTCCCCGCTCTCCCTGCGCGAGACGACGATACCGAACCGAATCGGGGTCTCCCCGATGTGTCAGTACTCTGCAGTCGACGGGGTCGCGACCGACTGGCACCTCGTCCACCTCGGCAGTCGAGCCGTGGGCGGGGCCGGTCTCGTGATGACGGAAGCGACCGCCGTCGCCCCCGAGGGGCGCATCTCACCCGAGGACCTCGGCATCTGGACCGACGAGCAGGCGACCGCGCTCCGGCGTCTCGCCTCGTTCGTCCGCGACCAGGGCGCGGTGCCCGGCATCCAACTGGCACACGCCGGGCGGAAAGCGAGCACGCGCCGACCCTGGGAGGGCGGGGCTCCCATCGGCCCGGCCGACGGCGGCTGGGAGGTCGTCGCGCCCAGCGAGGTCCCGTGGCCCTACGAGGACCACGAGTCGCCGCCGGTCCACGCGCTCTCGACGGCCGACATCAGCGGCGTCGTCGACGACTTCGTCGCGGCCGCCGAGCGCGCACTCGACGCCGGGTTCCTCGTCGCCGAGGTCCACGCCGCTCACGGCTACCTCCTCCACGAGTTCCTCTCGCCCGTCACCAACCGACGGACCGACGAGTACGGCGGCGACTTCGCGGGACGCACGCGGCTGGTCAGGGAGGTCACCACGGCCGTCCGCGACGTGTGGCCCGACGACCGGCCGGTGTTCGTCCGGGTCTCCGCGACGGACTGGCTCCCCGACCGTGACTCGTGGACGGTAGACGACACGGTCCGCCTCGCCGGCGACCTCGCCGACTGTGGGGCGGACCTCGTCGACGTCAGCAGCGGCGGCATCCACCCCGAACAGGAACTCCCCGACGTCGGGCCCGGCTACCAGGTCCCGTACGCGGAACGGGTTCGGACGGCGGTCGACCTGCCCGTCGCGGCCGTCGGCGCGATTACGACAGCACAGCACGCGGACGCACTCGTCCGCAACGGCCGGGCCGACGTGGTGCTCCTGGGGCGTGAACACCTCCGCGACCCGTACTTCACACATCGTGCCGCGTCCGAACTCGGGCGCGACGCGGCGTGGCCGCCGCAGTACCAGCGCGCGGCGCGTCGCTAG
- the dpsA gene encoding DNA starvation/stationary phase protection protein DpsA: MSTQQSVRQRAGSVEGSDALRIDADRAEQLVDALNTDLAATYVLYHQLKKHHWNVEGAEFRDIHVFLGEAAEEAEEFADELAERAQALGGVPLSGGKNHEEHAPVEPEGDDVYDIRTSLENDVELYGDIIETLREHIELAENLGDPTTAHMLRENLIEVEEAAHHVEHYLEDDSLVTE; encoded by the coding sequence ATGAGCACTCAGCAGTCCGTCCGACAGCGCGCCGGGAGCGTCGAAGGAAGCGACGCGCTCCGCATCGATGCCGACCGTGCAGAACAGCTCGTCGATGCCCTCAACACCGACCTCGCGGCGACGTACGTCCTCTACCACCAGCTGAAGAAACACCACTGGAACGTCGAGGGTGCGGAGTTCCGTGACATCCACGTCTTCCTCGGCGAGGCCGCCGAGGAGGCCGAGGAGTTCGCCGACGAACTCGCAGAGCGGGCCCAGGCGCTCGGCGGCGTTCCGCTCTCGGGGGGGAAGAACCACGAGGAACACGCACCAGTCGAACCCGAGGGTGACGACGTCTACGACATCCGGACGTCCCTCGAGAACGACGTGGAACTGTACGGGGACATCATCGAGACGCTCCGCGAGCACATCGAACTCGCCGAGAACCTCGGCGACCCCACGACCGCTCACATGCTCCGAGAGAACCTCATCGAGGTCGAAGAGGCGGCCCACCACGTCGAGCACTACCTCGAAGACGACTCGCTCGTCACCGAATAG